The following DNA comes from bacterium.
CGGGCAATTGGGGCGAGGCCCTCGATGTCTGCACCAAGGCCCATGAGCTCCTGCCCGACGATCTCGGCATCGAGCACGCGCTGCAGCAGGCGAAGGCGGCCGCTGCCGAATAGCTTTCGCGGGCCTCGAGAGAGGCCCGCGAACCGCTCCCGATGAGCCGGACACCCGTTCTCGAAACGCCGCGGCTATGGCTGCGGGAGTGGCGGGACGACGATCTCGAGAGCTTTGCGGTCATGAACGCCGACCGGGAAGTGATGCGTCACTTCCCGGCAATGCTCACGCGCGAGCAAAGTGACTCGCTCGTCGAGAAGATTCGTGACAGCTTCGCCGAACGAGGCTTCGGGTTGTGGGCGGTGGAGGTCCGCGAGAACCGGGCATTCGCGGGCTTCGTCGGCCTTGCTGTTCCGACCTTCCCTGGCCCGTTCATGCCGTGTGTCGAAATCGGCTGGCGCCTTGCCCGAGAGCATTGGGGGCGAGGCTACGCACCGGAGGGCGCCCGGGCCGCCATGGCCCACGGTTTTGGCCCAGCCGGGCTCGACGAAATCGTCTCGTTCACCGCCCGGGGGAATGCCGCTTCGCGGCGCGTGATGGAGAAGCTGGGAATGACCCGGAACCCGGACGAGGATTTCGATCATCCGTCCCTGGAGGAGGGATCTCCCCTGCGGCGCCATGTGTTGTGTAGGATCGGGCGGGACGCCTTCGATCCGGCCGCTCGTTAGGCCTCCCCCTCGAGCATCTTCTCGAGCTGGGCGGCGGCATCCTTCTCGAGCAGCTCATAGGTCGGGGCGGTCAGGCCGAGCGCTTCACGTGCGCGGTCGAGTGCCACTGGGCTCGAGCGATCGGTGCCCGGATAGGTCTCCAGGCCCGCACAGGTTTCCGCTGCGGACTCATCAGCGTCTTCGGACAACTTCGGCACCAACCCCGAGCCGAGCTCCGAGGCGAGGTGTTCGGCGATGCAGACCGCAGCCGCCAGCGGATGGGGATAGCCCTCGATCTCCACACGATGATGGGCCGCGAGGACCCATTGCAGTTCCGCCGGCATGTCCCAGAGCTTCGCCATCAGCGAGGCCGCCTCGGTATGCGCCTCGTGGATGGCGGGCCAGAGGATCGTCAGGTCCGGAGGTGGCTTCCCTCGCGGCGTCTCCCCCAGCGCGAGCAGGATTCCGGCGATGCCGACGTCATGAAGCAACCCGCAGAGAAAGGAGAACTCTGCCTCGACGCTGCTGCTGTACTTGCAGACGACCCGACACAGGTGCGCCGTGGCCTGACTATGCTGGCGAAGACGTTCCATCGGCGCGGCGTAGGCCTCGCAACGGAACACACGGAGGTTCATCGCGACCTGCATCACGACGTCGCGTACGGTCTTCAGGCCGAGCCGCATCAATGCGCCGGAAAGGCTGTCGATCTTCGTCGCGCCTGCGTAGGCGGGTGAACCCGCCACCCGCAACACCTGGGCCGCGAGCATCTGATCGCGTTCGAGGAGTTCGACGACCTTTTCCACCTCGACATTCGGGTTCTGGGAGATCGTCAACACTTCCTGGGCCGTGGAAGGCAGCTCCGGCGGTCGATAGTCTGGGGCTCTAAAGGTCTCGAGCATGCGCTCGTGGAGAGCGGCCTCATCGAGCAGGACGTCATCGTCCACCGCAATGGAGGCTTCCCCCTTGCCGTATCCGTCCTCATGCTTCGATTTGCCCCGCCGTTTCATCGCACCTCCGATAGCTGCTGCATCGGCCGACGGGCGGAGCTTCCACTCAGGGAAAGACCCGAGAGGATTCCCGAGGACTTCCCCGGCGGGTCAGTTGCGGGTGGCGAGATAGACCACGTGCCGCCGGCCGCCCCGACCGGGCCGGTCGTGCCTCACCTCGAAGCCGACCTTGCGGAGCCTCTCCTCGAACGCTGGATCCGGATCCTCCGCCCAGACCCCGAGAACACCGCCCGGCGCCAGAGCCCGATGCGCCGCCGCGAGGGCCCGTTCGCCGAAATGGGGATCCTGGCGGGAGCGGGCTCCGGGGGCTGGCCCTTCGTAGAGATCCAGCACCAGCGCATCGAAGCTGCCGGCGGCTGCCTGCTGAATGGCGTTGGCAACATCGCCGAGCTCCAACCGGACACGGGGGTCGGAGACCGCCCCATCCGTCAGCTCTGCCAAGGGCCCGCGGCACCAATCGACGATGCCTTCGTGCAACTCCGCAACCACGATTTCGGCATCCGGCGGAAGCGCATCCAGGGCCGCGCGTAGCGTACAAGCCATGCCGAGCCCGCCGAGCAAGACGCGCGGCCGGGGGTGTGCGACGATTTCCCTTGCAGCGCGCTCACCAAGAACCTGCTCCGAACGATTCGCACGCGAGTTCATCAGCACACGCCCAGCAATCGTGATCAGGAAATCATCGGGCCCTCGGCGCCGGAGTTCGAGTTTCCCGTCCGAGGTTGTGATGCGGCCTAGCGTCTTCCAGGGACGGCTCAAACGGCGAGTTGCGTCTCGAGAAAGCGGATCATCCGATCGATCGCAGGCCGCGCCGGGGGGAGGAACTCCAGCTGTGCATAGGCATGAGGCATGCCCTCGTCTTCAAAATACTCGTGGGGCACGCCGGCCGCTTCGAGTTCGACCTTCAGGGCTCGAGCCTGGCCGATCAGCGGATCGCTGGTCCCACACATCACGTGACAGGGTGGAAGCTTGGCCGCCGCATGCACCGGGCTCACCCGGGCATCGCCGAGCAGTCCCTCGCTGGGCTCGCTCCCCAGGTAGGAGCCGACCATCAGGTCGATCAGCTTTTCGCCGAGCCCGCCAGGCAACGCCGGCATGGCCGCAACCACTTCCGGCGGGGGCTCGGCGCCGATCGTCGCGAAATCGTAGACACCGTAGATCAGGAGCGCGGCGCGCAGGCCAGGTCCCGAGGACGCGCCGGCAAGAGATGCCGCCACGGCGGCGGAGAGATTGCCCCCGGCCAAATCGCCACCGATCGCCATGCGGTCGGGATCCCCGCCGTAGGCCGCCACCTCCTTGGCCGCCCAATGCACGGCCTCCACGCAATCATCGAAGGGGGTCGGAAAGGGATGCTCCGGAGCCATCCGGTAGTCGACGTTCACGACCAGGTTGCCGGCCTCGGCGAAGCGATGGGCCAGTTTCATATGGCTGGTCGGGCTCCCGCAAACCCATCCTCCTCCGTGGAGATAGATCAGGACCGGATGAGGACCGTCCCCTTTCGGCACGATGACATCCGCCGAAAACGCACCGATCGGGACCGCCTGGTGGAAGGCGCCGACCTCGGGAAGATCGGCGTTCAGGAAGCCGGCAAACCCATCGAGGAGCTGCCGCATGTCCTCCACGGTTTCCGGCGGCTTCATCTGGAAGAGTTGAGCGAGCGCATCGGCGGGAATCGGGTCGGCCATCGGAAACCTCATGGGGCGGGGAGGCCGAAATGTAGCGCCTGCTTGCACGCGAGGGAGCTTTCGTTATCTGCATGCCATGGACGAGACCCTCGCCGACCTGCTCGCGCTCCTGGATCTCGAGCGCATCGAAGTCAACCTCTTCCGAGGCCTCTCGCCTCAGACCGGTTGGCAACGCGTCTTCGGTGGGCAGGTCCTGGGCCAGGCCCTGGTCGCAGCGCTGCGTACGGTCGAAGGGCGCGGCGTGCATTCGTTTCATGGTTATTTCCTCCGGCCCGGCGACCCCAAGGTCCCGATCCTCTACGACGTGGATCGCATTCGCGACGGCCGGAGCTTCACCACGAGGCGCGTCGTCGGCATCCAGCACGGCCGCGCGATCTTCAACATGGCGGCGTCGTTCCAGGTGTTCGAGGGTGGCTTCGACCACCAGGAGAGCATGCCGGATGTCCCGGGGCCGGATGGTCTTCCCAACGAGACGGAGCTTCGCGCCCGGTACGCCGACAAGATCCCGGAGGAGTTCCGCCATGCATTCACCCGGGAGAGGCCGATCGAGATCCGGCCCGTGGATCCGGTCGATGAGTTCGATCCCGAGAAGGCACCTGCCCATCAGAGTGTCTGGTTCCGCACTGCAGCTGGGATGCCCGACGAGCCTGCCATCCACCAATGCGTGCTCGCCTACGCATCGGACATGAACCTTCTCGACACCTGCCTACGCCCGCACGCAGTGTTGTGGACGAATCCGAAATTCCAGTCGGCGTCGCTCGACCACGCGATGTGGTTTCACCGCCCCTTCCGGATGGATCAATGGCTCCTCTATCAGACCGATAGTCCCAGTGCTTCCGGCGGCCGCGGTTTCAACCGGGGAAATATCTTCACCCAGGAGGGGAGTCTGGTCGCGTCGTGTACGCAGGAAGGCCTGATTCGGATGCACGACGAGAGACCCGGCTGAACTCTTCTCGTTGTGACCTATCGACTCACCCGTTCGGCCGCATCGTCGATCGAGAGTTCGAGGGTCGACGCCATTTCCTCGATGTGATCTCCCGTGATCGTGAATGGCGGGCCGAAGCAGGCGACATCACGGGCCGGATCGCTTCCACCCGGGTAGAAGAAGACACCGCGGCCAAGGCCCGCGGCGACCACTTTGGAAATGAAGCCGGCCTGCTTCGGAAACGACTCGAGGGTCTCACGATCCTCCACCAATTCGACGGCGCGCATCAAGCCGAGGCCGCGCGTATGAGCGACATGCGGGTGGGCCTCCAACCGGGCAAGGCGTTTCCCGAGTTGCTCGCCGAGGCTGGCAGCCCGCTCGATGAGGTCTTCGCGGTCGAGAATTTCGAGCACTTTTTCAGCCACTGCACAGGCCATCGGATGAGCGCTGTAGGTGAAGAACATGACTTCATCTCCGGCCTCGGAAATGGGTTCGACCACCGCCTCGGAGGCGAACACGGCCCCAATCGGCGCGTAGCCGGCCGCCAGTCCTTTTCCACCGATGAGGATATCGGGAACCACATCCCAGTGATCCAACGCGAAGCGGCGACCCGTACGCCCGAAGCCGCACATCACCTCGTCGGCGATCAGCAGGATTCCGTACGCGTCACAGATCTCGCGCAGCCGAGGCCAGTAGTCGTCAGGCGGAACGACGGCGCCCATCGTCGACCCTCCGACGGGCTCGGCGATGAAGGCCGCGACGGTTTCCGGCCCTTCCCTCTCGATCGCTTCGACGAGGCCCTCCGCCGAGTGCTGCGGGCCAACCTCATCATCACTGCTGCCGGGGCGTCGTAGCGGATGCCAGGCCGGAATCTTGGGGTGATCGACGAAGAGCGGATCCAAGCCCTTTCGCCGTTTCTCGTGTCCGCCAACACCCAGGGTCGCCAGGGTCGCACCGTGATAGGAGCGATGGCGGCCAATCACCTTCACCCGATTCGGTTGTCCAGCGGAAACGAAGTGCTGCCGGGCCAGGCGCAGAGCCGTGTCCACGGCCTCGGAACCACCACTGGTGAACATGCAACGGGTGAGACCTTCGGGAAGCCAATCCCGGCGAAGCCGTTCCACCAGGGCAACGCGATCTTCCGTTGCGAACGGAGGCACGACATACGTGGTGCGCGCCATGACAGCCGCCGCCACCTCTGCGATCTCCTGTCGACCATGGCCGATGTTGGCGATGACCGCGCCACCACCTGCATCGAGCACCCGGTGGCCGCCGGCCATCTGCCAATGTACACCCTCCGTGCGTTCGATGACGGGTGCCGACCGACCGGGCCCACCCAGGAAGGGATAGAGAGACACGCGCTGTGATTCCATCGCAGAAGCATCGTCCGAAAGCGCGCGCCATGCACGCTGTCGCGAGGCATGCATGCCGGCCGAAGCCAACGGATCCGAACGATGCGAGTCCCGGCCCCAGTCGGCCGCGAACCTCGGGATCCCCTCACCTACCCCGCGGGAATCGGCGCTGTTCGACGGTTTCGCCATCCCGTCGAGCCGACAGCCGTTGGACGCCAGCTCATCCGTGCACCCAGGAAGAAACCACAGCCACTCCGCCGACCAGGCACCCCAGGAAGGCCACCACACCGCCGCCCGCCCCAATCCAGCAGGGCGGCAGCACCCAATCCAGATCCGCCGGAGCCAGCCGCCCGTGAAGGGCGAACGGGTGCACCCACCAACGAGCTGGCAGGTCGCCGGACCTGATCAAACAGGCCCTGAGCCGCACGTGATAGACCAGCGCGCCTGGCACCCCGATGGTCAGGCCGACGACCGAGCAGAGCAGTGCGATCTGGATCAGAACGATCCACGGAACCCAGGCAAACGCAGCGAGGGCTGCCAGGAGCCCCGCCAGGACGACGATCTCGA
Coding sequences within:
- a CDS encoding GNAT family N-acetyltransferase; amino-acid sequence: MSRTPVLETPRLWLREWRDDDLESFAVMNADREVMRHFPAMLTREQSDSLVEKIRDSFAERGFGLWAVEVRENRAFAGFVGLAVPTFPGPFMPCVEIGWRLAREHWGRGYAPEGARAAMAHGFGPAGLDEIVSFTARGNAASRRVMEKLGMTRNPDEDFDHPSLEEGSPLRRHVLCRIGRDAFDPAAR
- a CDS encoding HDOD domain-containing protein gives rise to the protein MKRRGKSKHEDGYGKGEASIAVDDDVLLDEAALHERMLETFRAPDYRPPELPSTAQEVLTISQNPNVEVEKVVELLERDQMLAAQVLRVAGSPAYAGATKIDSLSGALMRLGLKTVRDVVMQVAMNLRVFRCEAYAAPMERLRQHSQATAHLCRVVCKYSSSVEAEFSFLCGLLHDVGIAGILLALGETPRGKPPPDLTILWPAIHEAHTEAASLMAKLWDMPAELQWVLAAHHRVEIEGYPHPLAAAVCIAEHLASELGSGLVPKLSEDADESAAETCAGLETYPGTDRSSPVALDRAREALGLTAPTYELLEKDAAAQLEKMLEGEA
- a CDS encoding spermidine synthase, producing MSRPWKTLGRITTSDGKLELRRRGPDDFLITIAGRVLMNSRANRSEQVLGERAAREIVAHPRPRVLLGGLGMACTLRAALDALPPDAEIVVAELHEGIVDWCRGPLAELTDGAVSDPRVRLELGDVANAIQQAAAGSFDALVLDLYEGPAPGARSRQDPHFGERALAAAHRALAPGGVLGVWAEDPDPAFEERLRKVGFEVRHDRPGRGGRRHVVYLATRN
- a CDS encoding alpha/beta hydrolase — its product is MADPIPADALAQLFQMKPPETVEDMRQLLDGFAGFLNADLPEVGAFHQAVPIGAFSADVIVPKGDGPHPVLIYLHGGGWVCGSPTSHMKLAHRFAEAGNLVVNVDYRMAPEHPFPTPFDDCVEAVHWAAKEVAAYGGDPDRMAIGGDLAGGNLSAAVAASLAGASSGPGLRAALLIYGVYDFATIGAEPPPEVVAAMPALPGGLGEKLIDLMVGSYLGSEPSEGLLGDARVSPVHAAAKLPPCHVMCGTSDPLIGQARALKVELEAAGVPHEYFEDEGMPHAYAQLEFLPPARPAIDRMIRFLETQLAV
- the tesB gene encoding acyl-CoA thioesterase II gives rise to the protein MDETLADLLALLDLERIEVNLFRGLSPQTGWQRVFGGQVLGQALVAALRTVEGRGVHSFHGYFLRPGDPKVPILYDVDRIRDGRSFTTRRVVGIQHGRAIFNMAASFQVFEGGFDHQESMPDVPGPDGLPNETELRARYADKIPEEFRHAFTRERPIEIRPVDPVDEFDPEKAPAHQSVWFRTAAGMPDEPAIHQCVLAYASDMNLLDTCLRPHAVLWTNPKFQSASLDHAMWFHRPFRMDQWLLYQTDSPSASGGRGFNRGNIFTQEGSLVASCTQEGLIRMHDERPG
- a CDS encoding aspartate aminotransferase family protein; this encodes MAKPSNSADSRGVGEGIPRFAADWGRDSHRSDPLASAGMHASRQRAWRALSDDASAMESQRVSLYPFLGGPGRSAPVIERTEGVHWQMAGGHRVLDAGGGAVIANIGHGRQEIAEVAAAVMARTTYVVPPFATEDRVALVERLRRDWLPEGLTRCMFTSGGSEAVDTALRLARQHFVSAGQPNRVKVIGRHRSYHGATLATLGVGGHEKRRKGLDPLFVDHPKIPAWHPLRRPGSSDDEVGPQHSAEGLVEAIEREGPETVAAFIAEPVGGSTMGAVVPPDDYWPRLREICDAYGILLIADEVMCGFGRTGRRFALDHWDVVPDILIGGKGLAAGYAPIGAVFASEAVVEPISEAGDEVMFFTYSAHPMACAVAEKVLEILDREDLIERAASLGEQLGKRLARLEAHPHVAHTRGLGLMRAVELVEDRETLESFPKQAGFISKVVAAGLGRGVFFYPGGSDPARDVACFGPPFTITGDHIEEMASTLELSIDDAAERVSR